In Antechinus flavipes isolate AdamAnt ecotype Samford, QLD, Australia chromosome 3, AdamAnt_v2, whole genome shotgun sequence, a genomic segment contains:
- the LOC127557444 gene encoding olfactory receptor 52E4-like has product MIAINRTNLHPMSFILLGIPGLEAAHIWISIPFCLVYILALVGNCTLLFIIKTDPNLHEPMFLFLSMLSVADLMLTTTTMPKMLSLFWFNDGEIPFEACLTQVFLIHALSNMESGIILAMAFDRYVAICNPLRHSTILTITVIQYLGLAILLRGIVLLGPHPFMLRWLPYCRTNIIPHTYCEFMGLIKLACAPTKIPRAYSLFVAFITGGLDFILIICSYILILRTVFRLPSSEARIKTLSTCGSHVWVILISYTPAYFSFLTHRFGHHIAPSIHIFVANIYVLVPPMVNPIIYGVKTKQIRERFLKFFTG; this is encoded by the coding sequence ATGATAGCTATCAACAGAACCAATCTTCATCCAATGAGCTTTATTCTTCTTGGCATCCCAGGACTAGAGGCTGCTCACATCTGGATATCTATCCCTTTCTGTCTGGTGTATATATTGGCTCTGGTGGGGAACTGTActcttcttttcattattaaaacTGACCCCAATCTTCATGAACCCATGTTTTTATTCCTCTCCATGCTTTCTGTGGCAGACTTGATGCTCACGACTACCACTATGCCAAAAATGCTCAGTCTTTTCTGGTTTAATGATGGAGAAATTCCTTTTGAAGCCTGTCTCACTCAAGTATTTCTCATACATGCTTTGTCCAACATGGAATCTGGGATCATATTGGCCATGGCTTTTGACCGCTATGTAGCCATCTGCAACCCACTCAGACATTCAACTATTTTGACCATTACTGTTATTCAGTACCTAGGATTGGCTATCCTCCTCCGTGGAATTGTGCTGCTTGGTCCTCATCCATTTATGCTTAGATGGCTTCCCTATTGTAGGACTAATATCATCCCTCACACTTACTGTGAGTTCATGGGATTAATCAAGCTGGCCTGTGCCCCAACTAAGATCCCCAGAGCTTACAGCCTATTTGTTGCTTTCATTACAGGTGGACTAGACTTCATACTGATTATCTGTTCCTATATTCTCATTCTCCGTACTGTGTTTCGCCTACCCTCCAGTGAAGCCAGAATTAAGACACTAAGCACCTGTGGCTCTCATGTGTGGGTCATATTGATTTCTTATACCCCTGcctacttttcttttctcactcACAGGTTTGGACACCACATTGCtccttctattcatatttttgtgGCCAATATCTATGTCCTTGTTCCACCCATGGTAAACCCCATCATCTATGGTGTCAAAACTAAACAGATACGAGAGAGGTTCCTCAAATTTTTCACAGgctga
- the LOC127558118 gene encoding olfactory receptor 52A5-like: MMQSSNKTFFSPSTFTLIGVPGLESVQHWIGIPFFISFILAVIGNSLLIIIIRSERSLHEPMYIFLAILAATDLGLTFCITPKMLAIFWLHVREIHFNSCLVQMYFTHTFQCMESGILLAMAFDRYVAICNPLRHSSILTKKVLINIILAVTFRAAIIIIMCPLLIKLRLKIFKTTFISHSYCEHMAVVRLAAVDTKANKIYGLFVAFSVLGFDVIFIFMSYSLIFRAVFKLPQKEARLKAFNTCTAHIFVFLQFYILTFFTSFIHRFGFNVAPYVHILLSNLYLLVPPFLNPIVYGVKTKQIREGMIKIFHTKGTA, encoded by the coding sequence ATGATGCAATCTTCCAATAAGACCTTCTTCAGCCCTTCTACTTTCACCCTAATTGGAGTCCCAGGTCTGGAATCAGTACAACACTGGATTGGGATTCcattcttcatttcctttataCTAGCAGTGATTGGCAATAGCCTTCTTATCATCATTATCCGTTCTGAACGCAGCCTCCATGAGCCTATGTACATTTTCTTGGCTATATTAGCAGCTACTGACCTGGGGCTCACCTTCTGCATCACTCCTAAAATGCTAGCCATATTTTGGTTGCATGTAAGAGAGATCCATTTTAACTCCTGCTTAGTTCAGATGTACTTTACCCACACTTTCCAGTGCATGGAGTCAGGCATCCTCTTGGCTATGGCATTTGACCGTTATGTAGCCATCTGCAACCCTCTGAGGCACTCATCTATTCTCACCAAGAAAGTTCTCATTAACATCATCCTGGCTGTTACCTTCCGAGCtgccattatcatcatcatgtgTCCACTTCTCATCAAGTTGAGACTGAAGATATTCAAGACTACATTCATCTCCCATTCCTACTGTGAGCACATGGCTGTGGTCAGGCTGGCAGCTGTAGATACAAAAGCAAATAAGATCTATGGTCTTTTTGTGGCATTCTCAGTCCTAGGCTTTGATGTAATTTTCATCTTTATGTCCTATAGCCTGATCTTCCGGGCTGTCTTTAAGTTACCCCAGAAGGAAGCCCGCCTCAAGGCATTTAATACTTGCACAgctcatatttttgtttttcttcagttctaTATCCTGACCTTCTTCACATCATTTATACATAGATTTGGATTTAATGTTGCTCCCTATGTCCACATTCTTCTCTCTAATCTATATTTGCTTGTTCCACCTTTCCTTAATCCCATTGTCTATGGGGTGAAAACTAAACAAATCCGTGAGGGAATGATTAAAATATTCCATACCAAGGGTACAGCATAA